A single region of the Chryseobacterium sp. 6424 genome encodes:
- a CDS encoding nucleotide sugar dehydrogenase, protein MNHKIAVIGLGYVGLPLARLFATRFPVVGFDINTERVQELADGHDATLEVSDELLQSVLLADSPFNSGKNGLLCSADTADIEDADIYIITVPTPVDKNNRPVLTPLIKASETVGKVIKKGDIVVYESTVYPGATEEDCIPVVEKISGLKYNVDFFAGYSPERINPGDKEHTVEKIRKVTSGSTPEIGKVVDDLYKAVITAGTHLAPSIKVAEAAKVIENSQRDINIAFVNELAKIFNLMDIDTHAVLEAAGTKWNFLPFKPGLVGGHCIGVDPYYLAQKAQEYGYHPEIILAGRRLNDSMGKYVAEQVIKTMIKKDIPVKGAGVLMLGITFKENCPDVRNTKIVDVIAALEDFGVKVTTYDPWADPAEVNYEYGVHSCTEIPQHTFDAVVLGVAHKEFVDLDISSLKKPNAAVFDVKGILKEKADAKL, encoded by the coding sequence AGGAACTGGCAGACGGGCATGATGCGACGCTTGAAGTTTCAGACGAACTTCTCCAGTCTGTCCTTCTCGCAGATAGTCCTTTTAATTCCGGGAAAAACGGGCTTCTTTGCTCTGCAGACACTGCGGATATCGAAGATGCGGATATCTACATCATTACCGTGCCTACTCCGGTGGACAAAAATAACCGCCCGGTGCTTACCCCTTTGATAAAAGCCAGTGAAACCGTTGGCAAAGTGATAAAAAAGGGCGATATTGTGGTGTACGAATCTACAGTTTATCCCGGAGCAACTGAAGAAGACTGTATTCCTGTCGTGGAAAAAATTTCCGGCCTGAAATACAATGTAGATTTCTTCGCGGGCTACTCCCCCGAAAGAATTAATCCCGGCGACAAAGAACATACGGTAGAAAAAATTCGGAAAGTCACTTCAGGCTCCACGCCCGAAATCGGGAAAGTGGTGGATGATCTGTACAAAGCAGTGATTACTGCCGGAACGCATCTTGCGCCGTCCATCAAAGTTGCGGAAGCGGCTAAGGTGATTGAAAATTCCCAGCGCGATATCAACATTGCCTTTGTGAATGAGCTGGCGAAAATTTTCAACCTCATGGATATTGATACCCATGCGGTACTGGAAGCAGCAGGCACCAAATGGAACTTCCTTCCTTTTAAACCGGGCTTGGTGGGCGGTCATTGCATTGGGGTAGATCCTTATTATCTGGCACAGAAAGCGCAGGAGTACGGTTACCACCCGGAAATAATTCTCGCGGGAAGAAGACTGAACGACTCCATGGGGAAATATGTGGCAGAGCAGGTTATAAAGACAATGATTAAAAAGGATATTCCGGTGAAAGGAGCCGGGGTGCTGATGCTGGGGATTACTTTTAAAGAAAACTGTCCGGATGTCCGGAATACCAAAATAGTAGATGTCATTGCAGCGCTGGAGGATTTTGGAGTGAAGGTTACCACTTATGATCCATGGGCTGATCCTGCAGAGGTAAATTATGAATACGGTGTGCACAGCTGCACAGAAATACCTCAGCATACATTTGATGCAGTGGTATTAGGCGTAGCTCACAAAGAATTTGTTGATCTGGATATCAGTTCCCTGAAAAAGCCGAATGCTGCAGTCTTTGATGTAAAAGGCATTCTTAAAGAGAAAGCAGATGCAAAATTATAA
- a CDS encoding sugar 3,4-ketoisomerase, with the protein MQNYKMEPKLIDLPKIIDKRGNLSFFEHPQQLPFQITRTYWIYDVPGGESRGSHAFKEQQEFIVALSGSFDVVLHDGSREIKFSLNRSYYGLLVPKMYWRRVENFSTNSLALIVSDKKFNAGDYIRDFDEFKKLRYVHR; encoded by the coding sequence ATGCAAAATTATAAGATGGAACCTAAACTGATTGACCTTCCCAAAATTATTGACAAAAGAGGTAATCTATCATTTTTTGAGCATCCACAGCAGCTTCCATTTCAAATTACCAGAACTTACTGGATTTATGATGTGCCCGGTGGAGAATCCCGCGGAAGCCATGCTTTCAAAGAACAGCAGGAATTTATTGTAGCATTGTCCGGAAGTTTTGATGTCGTGCTTCACGATGGAAGCCGGGAAATAAAATTTTCATTAAACCGTTCCTATTACGGACTTCTTGTACCGAAAATGTACTGGCGCCGCGTGGAAAATTTTTCAACCAACTCTTTGGCGCTGATTGTTTCAGATAAAAAATTTAACGCCGGAGATTATATCCGCGATTTTGATGAATTTAAAAAATTGAGATATGTTCACCGTTGA
- a CDS encoding sugar 3,4-ketoisomerase gives MFTVEDCKIVELPIVHNDAGNITVLENGENIPFEIKRVYYLYDVPMGAERGGHGHYELQQYIIAASGSFTFVLDDGKNKKEVFLNHPNKALHIVRGIWREMKDFSSGSVCLVLASMEYTEEDYMRTYDEFLNYRKNG, from the coding sequence ATGTTCACCGTTGAAGACTGTAAAATTGTAGAGCTGCCTATCGTTCACAACGATGCCGGCAATATTACGGTTCTAGAAAATGGAGAAAATATACCATTTGAAATCAAAAGAGTATATTATCTCTACGATGTTCCGATGGGGGCGGAGAGGGGCGGACACGGACATTATGAGCTTCAGCAGTACATTATTGCGGCCAGTGGTTCCTTTACCTTTGTGTTGGACGATGGTAAAAATAAAAAAGAAGTTTTTCTGAACCATCCGAATAAGGCGCTGCATATTGTTCGGGGAATCTGGCGCGAAATGAAGGATTTTTCCAGCGGAAGCGTCTGTTTGGTACTGGCTTCTATGGAATATACCGAAGAAGATTATATGCGAACTTATGATGAATTTTTAAATTACAGAAAAAATGGCTAA
- a CDS encoding acyltransferase: MAKIHPLADVQTEKIGESTSVWQYCVILKNAEIGEGCNINCQVFIENDVKIGDNVTIKPGVQIWDGVTLEDNVFIGPNVTFTNDLMPRSKVYPEVFAKTLVKKGASIGANATIIAGNTIGENAMIGAGSVVTKDVPANEIWMGNPAKFYKKIN; encoded by the coding sequence ATGGCTAAAATTCATCCTTTGGCAGATGTGCAGACGGAAAAAATTGGTGAAAGTACCTCTGTTTGGCAGTATTGCGTCATTCTGAAAAATGCAGAAATCGGCGAAGGCTGCAATATCAACTGTCAGGTTTTCATTGAAAACGATGTGAAAATCGGTGATAATGTCACTATTAAACCCGGTGTTCAGATTTGGGATGGTGTTACTTTGGAGGACAATGTTTTTATCGGTCCGAATGTAACGTTCACCAACGATCTGATGCCACGTTCTAAAGTATATCCAGAAGTCTTCGCTAAAACCTTGGTGAAAAAGGGCGCATCCATTGGTGCCAACGCGACCATTATTGCCGGAAATACTATCGGTGAAAATGCCATGATCGGAGCCGGAAGCGTAGTAACAAAGGATGTTCCTGCCAATGAAATATGGATGGGGAATCCCGCGAAATTCTATAAAAAAATTAATTAA
- a CDS encoding acyltransferase family protein, translating to MALRQDFRYDISFLRIIAVFAVVFFHFQLPFFSGGFSGVDIFFVISGFLMTKIILNGYDRNNFNLLAFYGKRLQRIFPALIGMVAVFFAVVYFLTPLQLLAYSRTAVQSLLFISNIYFYNHTGYFQESAHNNYLLHTWSLSVEWQFYLIYPLILLLVQKSGKQARLLFLLSASLVSFLIMLYIGRYDKSPAFFLLPARAWEMMAGGIALLVSDYVKKLPKPVLYTLYFGSFLTLLYFVFKANSFFWPAYDTLFPTLATAFIISADLDFKILRSKVVKYFGDISYSLYLYHWPLFVLSLFLGKSFQLTDKAFFIGLSIIAAAISYQFVEKRNYSNCNKTILAVITVLVLFFLLFTPVTKQILKDNYTLASVELDYPKSDAANEQYLMEKRHFMSTQTLSEFPYDELEKPSKSKKNIILLGDSHAGMFSQTVRKICEKNNWNLIQITADATYPMPESPSLFKGPVEYFNWFYSSYLPVNQSDIDMVLMNINYVGYSKEDILKKTANTSSFFTQKNIPVIYIGLTKRYAISFPSYYYATRIQDKFFGNQKIFDKSYSETNAALAKQFNDYYIDIYSRPVKEISLDKIPYIYDSNHLTFYGTELYSSIIEGRIKEFFKKQNNEAN from the coding sequence ATGGCTTTACGACAAGATTTCCGTTACGACATTTCTTTTTTAAGAATTATTGCGGTATTTGCTGTCGTATTTTTTCATTTTCAGCTGCCTTTTTTTAGTGGTGGTTTTTCGGGAGTGGATATCTTTTTCGTGATTTCGGGATTTCTAATGACCAAGATTATTCTAAATGGTTACGACCGGAATAATTTTAATTTACTCGCATTTTACGGTAAACGGCTTCAGCGTATTTTTCCTGCATTAATAGGAATGGTTGCCGTGTTTTTTGCAGTAGTTTACTTTCTTACACCTTTGCAGCTACTGGCATACAGTCGAACGGCAGTTCAGAGCCTTCTTTTTATTTCGAATATATATTTTTATAATCATACCGGTTATTTTCAGGAATCAGCTCATAATAATTATCTGCTACATACCTGGTCGCTTTCGGTAGAATGGCAATTTTATCTGATTTATCCCCTAATACTTTTGCTCGTACAGAAATCAGGTAAACAAGCAAGACTTCTTTTTCTTTTATCAGCTTCCCTTGTTTCTTTCTTAATCATGCTGTATATCGGAAGGTATGACAAAAGCCCTGCATTCTTTCTTTTACCGGCACGCGCGTGGGAAATGATGGCGGGCGGAATTGCTTTACTGGTTTCAGATTATGTAAAAAAACTGCCTAAACCTGTGCTTTATACGCTTTATTTTGGCAGTTTTTTAACGCTATTATATTTTGTTTTTAAAGCCAATTCTTTCTTTTGGCCGGCTTATGACACACTTTTTCCTACCTTAGCTACTGCATTTATTATCAGTGCGGATCTGGATTTTAAGATTCTGAGAAGCAAAGTTGTTAAATATTTTGGAGATATTTCTTACTCGTTATACCTTTATCATTGGCCTCTTTTTGTATTAAGCCTGTTTCTTGGCAAGAGTTTCCAGTTAACGGATAAGGCATTTTTCATTGGATTGTCCATAATTGCTGCTGCCATTTCTTATCAGTTTGTTGAAAAAAGAAATTACAGTAACTGTAATAAAACTATTTTAGCTGTTATAACGGTTCTGGTTCTGTTCTTCCTGCTTTTTACTCCTGTTACAAAACAAATTCTAAAGGACAATTATACGCTGGCTTCTGTTGAATTAGATTATCCAAAAAGTGACGCCGCAAACGAACAGTATCTTATGGAAAAGCGACATTTTATGAGTACACAAACTCTATCCGAATTTCCATATGATGAACTTGAAAAGCCTTCCAAAAGTAAAAAAAACATTATTCTTTTAGGTGATAGCCATGCTGGAATGTTTTCACAGACCGTGCGTAAGATTTGTGAAAAAAATAATTGGAATCTAATACAGATTACGGCAGATGCGACTTATCCGATGCCAGAATCTCCAAGCCTTTTTAAAGGTCCTGTGGAGTATTTCAATTGGTTTTATTCTTCTTATTTACCAGTCAATCAATCTGATATTGACATGGTTTTAATGAATATTAATTATGTTGGGTATAGCAAAGAAGATATTTTAAAAAAAACAGCCAACACTTCTTCATTTTTTACACAAAAAAATATCCCTGTTATTTATATTGGTCTTACTAAGAGGTATGCTATTTCGTTTCCTTCATATTATTATGCCACTAGAATTCAAGATAAATTTTTTGGGAATCAAAAAATTTTTGACAAGAGTTATTCGGAAACTAATGCTGCCTTAGCAAAGCAGTTTAATGATTATTATATCGATATTTATAGCCGTCCTGTAAAAGAAATATCACTAGATAAAATACCTTACATATATGATTCCAACCATTTAACTTTTTATGGTACTGAACTTTACAGTAGTATAATTGAAGGCAGGATAAAAGAATTTTTTAAAAAACAGAATAATGAAGCAAATTAA
- a CDS encoding DegT/DnrJ/EryC1/StrS family aminotransferase: MKQIKFLDLQKINLAHQQEIEERLLNTFQSGWYLLGNEAKTFEENLKNYIGAKDVIGVANGLDALRLILRAYMEMGVMKAGDEIIVPANTYIASVLAVSDNGLVPVFVEPDDSTFNIDLNKIEEKISEKTKGIMIVHLYGRAVFSEDLKKLAEKYSLKIIEDNAQAIGAVWNGKKTGNLGDAAGFSFYPGKNLGALGDGGAVSCNDEELGKTIRALANYGSNQKYVNIYKGLNSRLDEIQAAVLDVKLKYINAENDSRRAIAERYIAEIKNPTIILPELPENPAEHVWHLFVVRSENRDQLINDLLEKGIQTLIHYPIPPHKQKAYEEYNGLSFPVTEKIHEEVLSLPISPVMSDEEVQKVIAVLNSL; encoded by the coding sequence ATGAAGCAAATTAAATTTCTCGATTTACAGAAAATAAATCTTGCACATCAGCAGGAAATTGAAGAACGCCTTTTAAATACCTTCCAAAGCGGTTGGTATCTTTTGGGGAATGAAGCGAAAACGTTTGAGGAAAACCTGAAGAATTATATAGGAGCAAAAGATGTAATTGGAGTGGCCAACGGTCTGGACGCGCTGCGCCTTATTTTGCGTGCTTATATGGAAATGGGCGTGATGAAAGCAGGGGATGAAATTATTGTGCCTGCCAATACTTATATTGCATCAGTTCTGGCTGTTTCAGATAACGGCCTCGTTCCGGTTTTTGTAGAGCCTGATGATTCCACATTCAATATCGATCTGAACAAAATTGAAGAAAAGATTTCGGAAAAAACAAAAGGCATTATGATTGTGCATTTGTATGGTCGTGCAGTATTTTCTGAAGACCTGAAAAAACTGGCCGAAAAATATTCCCTGAAAATCATTGAAGACAATGCACAGGCAATTGGAGCCGTATGGAACGGCAAGAAAACCGGAAATCTGGGCGATGCTGCCGGTTTCAGTTTTTATCCTGGAAAAAATCTGGGCGCTTTGGGCGACGGTGGCGCGGTTTCCTGCAACGATGAAGAACTCGGTAAAACCATTCGCGCTTTGGCTAATTACGGCTCCAACCAGAAATATGTGAACATCTATAAAGGTTTGAATTCCCGTCTGGATGAAATTCAGGCGGCCGTATTAGATGTGAAACTAAAATACATCAATGCGGAAAACGACAGTAGAAGAGCAATTGCGGAACGCTATATCGCAGAGATTAAAAATCCAACAATCATTTTACCTGAACTTCCCGAAAATCCAGCAGAACATGTTTGGCATTTGTTCGTGGTGCGTTCGGAAAATCGGGATCAACTGATAAATGATCTTTTGGAAAAAGGCATCCAGACCTTAATTCATTACCCGATACCTCCGCACAAACAGAAGGCTTACGAGGAATATAACGGTCTTTCTTTTCCTGTTACCGAGAAAATTCATGAGGAAGTATTGAGTCTGCCGATCAGTCCGGTGATGTCGGATGAGGAAGTGCAGAAAGTAATTGCTGTGCTTAATTCGTTGTAA
- a CDS encoding O-antigen translocase: protein MKATSIFGGVQVFNILIQLVRSKVVAVLLGPAGMGIMGLFQTALALVSSATNFGLGTSAVRDISEAATSDDEEKIAQTVGVFRKLVWFTGGLGLVLTAVLAPLLSKITFGNYDYTYAFIILALTLLAGQLSSGQLVLLQGLLKIKLLAKANIIASLAGLIASLPLFWFFGTQGIVPALVVIAVITLAIEYYYASRIKIRSSAVTVAQALVKGKGMLKMGFLISLSGLITVAASYVVRIFISNTGTLEDVGLFSAGFAIIGTYVGLVFSAMGTDYYPRLSAVNHDMKQASELIIQQAEIAVIILAPLVVIFMIFIDWITVLIYSQKFLPISGMVHWAMLGILFKAVSWAVAFLFLAKADSKIYFWNELVANIYLLLLNCAGYYWLGLKGLGISFMVSYLLYLIQVVLITRLRYGMYISPRFFLMVAGFMVQAASGFAIAHYLESWPRYIAGMVIIGITATLSLVLLNRRMPLLNMIKTKIKK, encoded by the coding sequence ATGAAAGCAACCTCTATTTTTGGAGGGGTGCAGGTTTTTAATATTCTCATCCAGTTGGTGCGTTCCAAAGTAGTGGCGGTGCTGTTAGGGCCGGCCGGGATGGGAATCATGGGTTTGTTTCAGACTGCTTTAGCCCTGGTTTCGTCCGCTACCAATTTTGGTTTGGGAACCAGTGCTGTACGGGATATTTCCGAAGCAGCCACGTCGGATGATGAGGAGAAGATTGCCCAAACCGTCGGTGTTTTCAGAAAACTGGTATGGTTTACGGGCGGCTTAGGGCTGGTGCTCACGGCTGTGCTGGCACCGCTGCTCAGCAAAATCACATTTGGGAATTACGATTACACGTATGCCTTTATCATTCTTGCACTAACGCTGCTTGCGGGGCAGCTGTCATCGGGTCAGCTGGTTTTGCTGCAGGGCCTTCTGAAAATAAAGCTCTTGGCCAAAGCCAATATTATAGCTTCCCTTGCCGGGCTTATCGCTTCCCTGCCTTTATTCTGGTTTTTTGGAACGCAGGGTATTGTTCCTGCACTGGTTGTTATCGCGGTAATTACGCTAGCTATAGAATATTATTATGCCAGCAGGATTAAGATAAGAAGTTCAGCAGTTACTGTAGCACAGGCATTGGTAAAAGGAAAAGGGATGCTGAAAATGGGTTTCCTAATTTCACTCAGTGGTTTAATTACCGTTGCCGCATCGTATGTGGTCAGAATTTTTATTTCCAATACCGGAACACTCGAAGACGTAGGCTTGTTCAGTGCGGGTTTTGCGATTATCGGAACCTATGTAGGGTTGGTATTCAGTGCCATGGGCACAGATTATTATCCAAGATTATCGGCTGTAAATCACGACATGAAGCAGGCCTCCGAACTCATTATTCAACAGGCTGAAATAGCCGTCATCATTCTGGCCCCCCTTGTGGTAATATTTATGATTTTTATCGACTGGATTACTGTTCTTATCTACTCGCAAAAGTTTCTTCCCATCTCTGGCATGGTGCACTGGGCAATGTTGGGGATTTTGTTTAAAGCCGTTAGTTGGGCGGTGGCTTTTTTATTTTTGGCTAAGGCAGATTCTAAAATATATTTCTGGAACGAACTGGTTGCCAATATATATCTGTTATTGCTGAACTGTGCGGGTTATTACTGGCTGGGGCTCAAAGGGCTCGGAATTAGTTTTATGGTCAGCTATTTACTGTACCTGATTCAGGTAGTTTTGATTACCCGGCTTAGGTATGGGATGTACATATCGCCACGTTTTTTTTTAATGGTTGCAGGATTTATGGTGCAGGCTGCATCTGGTTTTGCAATTGCGCATTATCTTGAAAGCTGGCCACGCTATATTGCCGGTATGGTGATTATAGGAATAACTGCAACTTTATCGCTGGTTCTGCTGAACCGCAGGATGCCCTTGTTGAATATGATAAAGACCAAAATAAAAAAATAA
- a CDS encoding glycosyltransferase, producing MKDRNPLVSIIVVTYNSAKYVLETLESAKAQTYPNIELIVSDDGSQDNTIKLCKEWLRQNEKRFIYCELISVEKNTGTPANCNRGVLASSGKWIKIIAGDDILHNDAISSLLNFAIVSKNKFVVSDVTFFNEKGIIEKDINSREIHHFFFKEKVKDKYKSFLRYSVFLLAPTFFYAREVYDKNGGFDEECKLVEDRSFILKTLGNGINIEFLNKKTVKYRVFYSEMSPEKKRLLDNDQIICNNKYVLPVLKKGNIKDSVFFAVIYCLNYAKKRSDGNITFLEKLVSKIYHHIRFFS from the coding sequence ATGAAAGACAGGAATCCTTTGGTATCGATAATTGTCGTTACCTACAACTCTGCAAAATATGTTTTGGAAACATTGGAAAGTGCAAAAGCACAAACCTATCCAAATATTGAACTGATTGTTTCAGATGATGGTTCTCAGGATAATACAATAAAACTATGTAAAGAATGGTTAAGGCAAAATGAAAAACGATTTATCTATTGTGAATTAATTTCTGTAGAAAAAAATACAGGTACTCCAGCAAATTGTAATCGAGGAGTACTTGCAAGCAGTGGGAAATGGATTAAAATTATTGCAGGTGATGATATTTTGCACAATGATGCAATTTCGTCACTATTAAATTTTGCGATTGTGAGCAAAAATAAATTTGTAGTTTCAGATGTAACCTTTTTTAATGAGAAAGGAATCATAGAAAAAGATATTAATAGCCGCGAAATACATCATTTTTTTTTCAAAGAAAAAGTAAAGGATAAGTACAAGAGTTTTTTGCGTTACAGTGTTTTTTTGCTTGCTCCCACTTTCTTTTATGCGAGAGAAGTTTATGACAAAAATGGTGGCTTCGATGAAGAATGTAAGCTGGTAGAAGACAGGTCGTTTATCTTAAAAACACTTGGAAATGGAATCAATATTGAATTCTTAAATAAAAAAACAGTTAAATACAGGGTATTTTATTCGGAAATGAGTCCTGAAAAAAAACGCTTGCTCGATAATGATCAGATTATATGTAATAATAAATATGTTCTACCGGTGTTGAAAAAGGGCAATATTAAAGATTCAGTCTTTTTTGCTGTTATATATTGTTTAAATTATGCAAAAAAAAGGAGCGATGGCAATATCACTTTTTTGGAAAAGTTAGTTAGTAAAATATATCACCATATTCGTTTTTTTAGTTAG
- a CDS encoding glycosyltransferase family 2 protein, whose protein sequence is MQPLVTIITPSYNHARYLENTVQSVLNQTYPNIEYIIIDDGSSDNSHDVIKALAEKYPQIKYVLHKENKGHLRINEGVKMAQGDYISILSSDDWYLPEKIEKQIKKFQELDDSYGVVYSAGYRYYEDTKEMLEPFTNKIMRKGNILKNLLTEPFFIYPISPLIKKECLVKYPFLPGYRAEGEAVYFRIAMKYKFDFVDEPLVVMRDHSGNTGKDLYRMHSDNISLLTNLSNLSDFPTDLRGVINDKIGDTYFYNGWQMLRNYNDRHGLSLIYCALNFNKGKLINPRFLLSHLLFLTARKKL, encoded by the coding sequence ATGCAACCTCTAGTAACAATAATCACACCTTCTTATAACCATGCGCGATATTTAGAAAATACCGTGCAAAGCGTGCTGAACCAAACCTATCCTAATATAGAGTATATTATCATCGACGATGGTTCTTCTGATAATTCGCACGATGTTATTAAGGCATTGGCAGAGAAATATCCCCAAATAAAATATGTACTTCACAAAGAAAACAAAGGACACCTCCGCATTAATGAGGGTGTAAAGATGGCGCAAGGAGACTACATCTCCATCCTTTCATCAGACGACTGGTATCTGCCGGAAAAAATTGAAAAACAGATCAAAAAATTTCAGGAACTTGATGATTCGTATGGTGTTGTATATAGCGCTGGCTATCGTTATTATGAAGATACAAAAGAAATGCTGGAACCCTTCACGAATAAAATCATGAGAAAAGGTAATATCCTGAAAAATCTTCTGACGGAACCTTTTTTTATTTATCCTATCTCTCCGCTAATAAAAAAGGAATGCCTTGTGAAGTATCCTTTCCTTCCGGGTTACCGGGCTGAAGGTGAGGCTGTCTATTTTAGAATCGCAATGAAGTACAAGTTTGATTTTGTCGATGAACCATTGGTTGTTATGAGGGACCATTCAGGAAATACAGGTAAAGACTTATACAGAATGCATAGTGATAATATCAGTTTATTAACCAATTTGTCAAATTTGTCTGACTTTCCTACAGATTTACGAGGAGTTATTAATGACAAAATTGGAGATACTTATTTTTATAATGGATGGCAGATGCTCAGAAATTATAATGACAGGCATGGTCTTTCACTTATTTATTGTGCATTGAATTTCAATAAAGGTAAACTTATCAATCCACGATTTTTACTCTCTCATTTACTTTTTCTAACAGCGAGAAAGAAACTATAA
- a CDS encoding glycosyltransferase family 4 protein, producing the protein MKILYVIESLGNGGAERVLLNILVVLQREGHECHVATLFDDDLLLKEFTENNITVHELKIGNRWNIVAALSGLRNLQHQYKFDILHAHLFFAHLYTGLLKRLFLPRLKTVVTFHNMGYDADPPDNLYRKIRLKLDSYIINNCFNRKIAVSNAVKLHFKKFLKSKDIKIIYNAFPIKNMFAMTSGLADSPEIFKKYRFNIVIPGRLVKEKGHKYIFEALPLLNKKFPDTGYFIAGDGPSRGELENEVQKFENVKLLGRLEQKILFEHLLAADLVVIPSLSEGFGMVVGEAMALGKAVVTTNVGGIPDIVDNGINGIMVNPGDAEMLAEAIADLLDNPGKIKNLEREASLKSRNFDVDNVAAELINVYENLIQK; encoded by the coding sequence ATGAAAATTCTATACGTGATAGAATCTTTGGGAAATGGTGGTGCAGAACGTGTTTTGCTCAACATTCTGGTTGTCCTGCAGAGAGAGGGGCACGAATGCCATGTTGCAACCCTATTTGATGATGATTTGCTTTTAAAGGAATTTACGGAAAATAATATTACAGTTCACGAGCTTAAAATCGGAAACCGGTGGAATATAGTGGCAGCACTTTCCGGCCTTAGAAATCTGCAGCATCAATATAAGTTTGATATTCTTCATGCCCATCTTTTTTTTGCTCACCTTTATACTGGATTACTGAAACGGCTATTTTTGCCCCGGCTTAAGACCGTGGTCACTTTCCATAATATGGGTTATGATGCAGATCCACCAGACAATTTGTACCGTAAAATCCGCCTTAAACTTGACTCGTATATTATTAACAACTGCTTTAATAGAAAAATTGCGGTAAGCAATGCCGTAAAATTACATTTCAAAAAGTTTTTAAAGTCAAAAGACATTAAGATTATTTATAATGCGTTCCCGATCAAAAATATGTTCGCAATGACGTCCGGACTTGCTGATTCTCCTGAAATATTCAAAAAATACCGGTTCAATATTGTTATTCCGGGCAGGTTGGTAAAAGAGAAAGGCCATAAATATATTTTTGAAGCGCTGCCTTTGCTCAATAAAAAGTTTCCGGATACAGGCTATTTCATAGCAGGTGATGGACCTTCACGGGGTGAGTTGGAAAATGAAGTACAAAAATTTGAAAATGTAAAACTTTTAGGGAGGCTGGAACAGAAAATACTCTTCGAACACCTGTTGGCAGCAGATTTGGTAGTAATTCCTTCTCTTTCTGAAGGTTTTGGGATGGTTGTTGGAGAGGCAATGGCATTGGGTAAAGCAGTTGTAACAACTAATGTTGGCGGTATTCCTGATATTGTGGATAATGGAATTAACGGCATAATGGTGAATCCCGGAGATGCTGAAATGCTGGCTGAAGCCATTGCGGATCTTTTGGACAATCCCGGAAAAATAAAAAATTTAGAGCGCGAAGCTTCTCTAAAATCGAGAAATTTTGATGTTGATAATGTGGCTGCGGAATTGATTAATGTATATGAAAATTTGATTCAGAAATGA